In Sus scrofa isolate TJ Tabasco breed Duroc chromosome 12, Sscrofa11.1, whole genome shotgun sequence, the DNA window ttacaattttttttcttttttctttttagggccatacccgcagcatctggaagttcccaggctaggggttaaactggagctgcagccaccagcctgtgccacagccagagccacactggctccgagcctcatctgagacctatgccgcagcttgaggcaacaccagatccttaacccagtgagcgaggccagggatcgagtctgcagcctcatggtttctagtccggttcttaacccacggagccacacgggaactcttcAATTGCAACGTAAAGACATTATCCCACCTGGTGCTTGACAGTCGGTGGAGTCCCCTTCTCTTGACCACGTATTTGACTTTCTTCTCCCCTCCGTCCCCAGCACCCAACCTTTATAATgtaagaaaggagaggaagagcgTTTCAAGGATTGCAAATATCTGTTGCTGACAAAACACTACAAGCTCCTATTTTATAGGAGAGAAAAATCGCACGAGAGCTTCTTGAATGCTGCTTTATGCTCATATCCATTCtccttctcactctctttttttctctctttccacaaCTGAAGGAAGCTGGTAGCAACCACTGTGCTCGGCAGCCCAGCGGCTAAAATGCCTGGAGAGCAGCCAGGGGCCTGGGTTCAATCTACTGATAAGTCATCAATTTCTTTCTCACCCAAAACATCTGGTTTCGGATCCTGAGTTATGAgctaatattaaatataaaagtttatagCATCACATATATAATGCTGTTGATTAGAAACATCAAGAAAAGTAATTGACTGGAGGGGAACTCGGTGTGACCAGCTGGTTGAACATCTGGATGGCATCCAAGGGGCCGGAATtgaattcccagtccatcccttcttTCTTGGTCAGCAATATCTGGTCCGGGATCTTTAAAGAGTTAGGCCCTTCTCCTTGAATACTACTTTCTCCCAATgttttacatacaaaaaaaaagggaatgtgtgtTTGAGCTCACTGGAAAAGACTAAAATGAAACAACTGTCGCTTTTATCCTCTTACGCGTCCGTTCTTGAGACATTTCTTGGGCTTCACGGTTTCCTTAGTCATGTTGTGTTACCAGCCGTGACCACTTGGTGGCAGCGTACCGTCGTTTTCCCCCACGGGCTGAGGTTGGGGAGGAAAAAAGCAGCCTCGCACCCTCCTCCATCTGGTTTGCAGCTGAGCAGTCccgccggggggggggggggggggggctggggggggagttcctgccagTCCGGGCTTTgttcgggggggggggcttcacTTAACGTCCATTACTTCGTTCTCCACAAAATTCCTTTGCCAACTGCCTCCCTGTGACCAATAGCTTAAGTTACCCAAGGGTTTTGGCGACACTCTGTGTTCGGCTTTGCTGAATGGCtgcttctccccccccccccccaccagatCATCATGAGTTTCTCCATCTTCCCTGAGCCCTTTGGGTCCAGGATTTAAGAAGGGCAGTGGTTTCTTTACTGGAATCGCTTCTCAAGCAGCTACTtcccaggatggggtgggggtgaaaaCAGTCCGCCCCTCCCGCGCCAGCTCTGATTGGTTGAGAGCAGCGGCACAGACCTTTGCGTTAAGAAGGACGCTGAGGGCTCACAGTCCAGTCCAGGCTCAGACCAAGAACTTGTTGTTTGATTGTGATGTCTGCTCAGTCCTTGCCTTCTTTCCACTTTGCCACGTGGTCGGGAGAGGTGCCCTATACCCGCCGGCATCCTAATCTGATCTGTGTCGGGGAAGAACTTCGGCTCCTTCTGATGGGGATGGAGTCGGAGTTACACAGGTGGTTGCAGAAGTCCCAGCAGGGGACCAGAGAGAGCGAGCGAAACCTAAGGAACTTTGGGAGATCCCTGTACAGTCATAATCCCTCAAGCCGTCGGAACATCTTGGAACGAAGCTGAACTATAACATCGTACATAACAGCATGAGATATACTTCAGGTcgttaagtgaaagataaaattcaagttcagcaagacaatGGTCCTTAGGGCCAAGGACCGgagtttaagggaaagatgaccttCCAAAGTCGGAGACCCTGAGATGATTCGACTTATTTTAGCACATGTTAccccccttctgctgatttgcatAAGCACCACGACAGCCCTAGTTCGACCTCAGAGGGTCAAATACCCTCTTACCGGATCCGGATATGGAGGAGGAGTTACCCTCcttagattataaaaatgtagcctcCTCCCTGTGGGCTtgtctctcacaagtgtcctatctcaACAAATCTATTTCTGGCCTTTCCCTTTGTCTCCCGCTGACCTCCCTCTGCGATGAGACACAGAGAACAGTGAACCTCAGGGAGTCcggacaccaggtgagtgattctaattaaggAGGTGGGTTCAGgccccagtctgggttctggccaGGTTCCCGACAGAGGCTTTTTCAGTTTCACGTCCATCCCTCGCAGGAGCCTTCTCCCCTgatccggggggtggggggtggggggtggggaggggtgtcaCCAGAGCGGCCCTCTTCCTCGGGAGCACTGCAGGTTCAGGGATCAAAAACCATTTAGTATGTGTCAGAGAGCCACTATTTACCGAGTACCTgctaaattctaaaattaaaagacagggGTGAGTGACTTATTAAAAATTGGTAAGCTATTTATAGAAGctgatattttgaaaaagattCACCGAGAGCAGAAGTTCTCAACCGAGCACTCTGGGCCCATAGAATCGGCATCACCCAAGAACCTCTTACAAATGCAAATGCCCAGGCCCACCCAGACCCCCTGCTTCGGAAACCCAGCGGCGGGGCTCAGCTGCCTGGGGCTGCAACTCATCCTCTGATGCTCTTTGGGCGGGAGCACCACTGGGTTTGAGAATACCCTTcgcccaccctctcctcctcctttgtcTGTTTATTGAATTCCTTTGCTGAGTCGGTTACCTACCTGGCTcaaggtccctgccctcagagaCTTTACAAATTGACAGGCTGGACAGTAAAAACCCGGGCAGGCGATGGTGCGGTAGGCTCGAAGACTGGAAGCTGGGAGGCACAGATGAGACGCAGGCACCTAGCTTTGGGCAAAAGCGAAACGGGGTTGCAGAGCAAGTCCAGAGCAAAGGGTGATCAAGCGCTTCTCGGCTTTCGTTTTGCTGCTCTGAATCCGCACTTACTACAAACACGCTATGTCCCTCACCAGACACCCCCCAGTGGTTTCTGGGCTATTGAGGTGGCAGTCTCTACAGCCTTCAGCTACCAAGCAAGTGAAATGGGTCAGTGGCCAGCGGGCCAAAGAGAGGACCGGCCAACCGGGTCCCCAGGTCCCCGCCTCcaccgggggggggggcagctttGGTCAGAGCTCAGCTGTGGTTCCCCAAGACATGCAGGCCCAGATGGCGCCAGATTTGAGACTGTTTTGCAAGTGAGCCTGGAAAACTAGGTTGTTACGTGAAATTTCCCGATAATAGTTATAAACATGCTGTGGGCCAAGAAAGGAGATGCGTGGAAGTCAAAAGTGGGCCCCAAGGAATAGCCATTTGAGAATTTGTCTCCACCACGACCGCCATCTAGCGGTGAACATGGGTTACTACACCCTTGGCTTTTCCAGGAAGCAGGAcagttccttcttctcttcttaaATGTGGTGCgtttttgttagttttctttttagggccgcacccacagcagatggaagtttccaggctaggggtctaagtggagctacagctgccgacctacaccacagccacaacggaATTCCCTGGGTTTTGATTTCCAAAAATCTATTACTATGAAAACGTTTAGAATGCCACTCGGATGGCCATTCTGCTCCTTCTTCCTCTGGAAATCAGTTAAACTGAAGACGGGGTCACGTTGCGAGGGTGCGCTGAGACCCTGCAGGGGGTGAGGTGATAGCCAGGTGTCCTGCCCTGCTTTGCGGCCTGGACCTTTGCAGGCCGACTCCAGTCCTTCGAGTGAAATGGAGTAACCCCTGACCGGCCTGCAGTCCAGATCCTAAAACCTGAATGAACACTAAGGATACAGGCAGGGTTCTGCCTACCATGGGTCCTGCCGGCTGAAGATGGAAAatagtgaaggaaaaaaattccagaatgttctaaaaagcaaaacttgaatacGTGGCACATAGGCAGCTATTTACAGAGCATTTATGTTGGAGTCGCTATTATATGTTATCTAGAGATGGTTTAAAGTAAATGGGAGGATGTGTGTCGGTTGTAGGCAAACGccatgccattttatataaggggctTAAGCATCGGTGGATTTTAATACCTGCAGGATCCAGAAACCAACCCCTGGGACACCCAGGGGTGACTATATACGGTTCTAGAGGCAGAGCAGGCATTGTCAGCCGTGATCCTCAAGGCTgagggcttttctttctttctttttcttttcacggccatacctggggcatatatggaagttcccaggctaggggttgaattggaactgcagctgaggcctacaccacagccacggcaacgccagatccgagctgcatctgtgacccatgccacagttgagggcaatgccacatccttaactcactgagcaaggccaggggtcaaacccacattctcacagagagaagaatcatacaccatgaccaggtggaaTTCACCCACAAGTTCACAAAGATGcttcaatatatgcaaaaatcaatgtcacacacctcgttaacaaaagaaaagtcaaaaatcacatgatcatcttaatagatgcagaaaaagcatttgataagatTCAACATCCATTCTGATCAaaactcaccaaagtgggtatagagagaacctatctcaacataataaaaggcatttatgacAATCCCACAACCAAAACAATACTTgaaggagaaaagctgagagccttcctgctaaaatctgaaacaagacaaggatgcccactctcaccactttcattcaacatagtattggaagtcctggcacagcaatcagataaataaatgaaacaaataaatagtatctaaattggaagagaagagataaaattgtcactatgcagatgacagatttctatatatagaaatccTTAACCACTCCACACAAGAACCACTCCATCTGATAAATTCACCAAAGTAGCAACATCAAGATTAACGTTTAGAAATTGGTTatatttctgtgtactaacaatgaactattagaaaaggaatataaaaaaaatacttcttaaaaGTGCAGCCCCCCAAATAAAATACCGAGGAATAAACCcaacaaaggaggtgaaagactgatacactgaaaactataaaccatGAATATAGGAATTAAAGAGGATttgaagaaatgggaagataccCCACactcctagattggaagaattaattttgttaaaatggccacactgctcaaagcaatctacagatttaatgcaatccctatgaaattacccatggcatttttcacaaaactagaataatccaaaatttatatggagccataaaagacccagaaatgtcaaagcaatcctgagggaaaaaagcaagcaggaggcaaactctcccagacttcagacaatattacaaagctatagtcatcaagacagtgtggtaccagtacAAAAACGGACATAtggacaaatggaacagaatagagagcccagaaataaacccagacacttatggtcagttaatctcccacaaaggaggcgagaatataaaatgggaaaaagacagtctcttcagcaagtggtgctaggaaaacgagacaggtgcatgtaaatcaatgcaactagaacacaccctcacaccacgcacaaaaataaactcgaaatggcttaaagacttaaacataagacaccatcaaactcctagaagagaacagaggcaaaacatctTCTGACAGAGatcatagcaatgttttcttaagtcagtctcccaaggccaaagaaacaaaagcaaaaataaacaaatgggaactaatcgaacttataagcttttgcacagcaaaggaaaccataaacaaaacaaaaagccaacctACGCCATGGCAGAAAAGAGACCtagcagaggacctaaatagacagttctccaaagaaaacatacggatggccaacagacacatgaaaagatgctcagcatcactaattattagagaaatataaataaaactatagtGGGGTACCCCCTCACAcgggtcagaatagccatcattaaaaaatctacaaataacaaatgccagagacggtgtggagaaaagggaaccccctctacactgtcggtgggaaggtaagttgcagccactatggaaaacagtatggaggttgcttaaaaaaactaaaaaaagagctACCgtatgatctagtaatcccacttctgggcatatatccggacaaaactttcattcaaaaagatacatgcacctctaggttcatagcagcactattcaccaaatagccaagacagggaaacaacccaaatgtccctaaACAGAGGAGTGGACAGAGAAGATACGGTACATATATACaggggaatactactcagccacgaatgagaacaaaataatgccatttgcagccactgTTCGGTCAATTTACCAGAAACTCCCTGGCCCTGAGACTTCTGCTTAGTAGTCTGTCCACtgacccccagccctgctccttggCCATAAATCCCCACTCCTCCTTGGATTCAGAGTTGAGCCAGGTCTCCTCCCTCCACTGTAAAACCCCACTGCAATGGTCCCACAGTAACCAGGACAGTCCCTCTTGAATAAATTCTTtctcaccacttctttttttttggccgtgcctacagcatgcaaaagttcctgggccagggattggacctgagccacagcagtgacaatgccagatccttagcctgcttagccaccaggaagctcctttcaccaccatttttttttcttcttatggccgcacctgtggcatatggaagttcccagggtagggttgaattggagctgcagctgctcgcccatgccacagcttgcatcaatgctggattcttttttttttttttttttgtcttttctagggccactccagaggcatatggaggttcccacgctagagatccaatcggagctgtagccgccagcctacgccagagccacagcaacgcgggatccgagctgtgtctgcaacctacaccacagctcacagcaatgccagatccccaacccactgactgaggccagggattgaacccacaatctcatcgttcctagtcggatttgttaaccactgagccacgacgggcagtccattttttttttttttttttagattcttaacccactgagtgaggccagggattgagcgcACACCCTCGCggagacaatgctgggttcttaacctgctgagccacaatggaactccgcTCACCATTTTGAATAAGTGTcattaatacttttttcttggagttcccactgtggtgcagtgggttaagaagctgactgtagcagctcaggtcagtcactgcagaggcaagggttcgattcctggcctggcacagtggattaaaggctccagcattgccgcagcagTGGCAGAGGCTGCACCTTTGGCTCGGAttcagaccctggcccaggaacttccatatactgtgggtgatcccattaaaaaaaaaaaaaaaaaagaaaggatacttGTTTCTTTAACACCGATGGGAGCCTGCTCATTATTCAGGCCCTAACTCGAGGTTATTTCTTCTAGAGACTCTCCTGCCTGTTCCTGTCTTGTCTGGGCTTTCTTTGCGTGTCTTACACATTTTGGTAGAACCCCTAGACACAGAATACCATACAATGTTTCTTCAGGTAAAGCGGttttcaagcttttaaaaaaagtatggcACACAGGATTCACTGTAGGAATCAGACGCATACACTCTACAAGGAACTGGGGGGGAGGAAAGATCCAGAATGGGAGCCGAAGCAGCAGAGGGATGGCCACAGCTACCCTTCCTGCGGTGCAGGCGCCAGCCGGAGTTTGCGGGGCACTCTGGGAGGCACACGTGTCTTACTGCTAgaatttttagaatgttttcaccACAATCCATAGTAAAAGCATTTTTTCACAGCAAGATGGGCtggaaggacacacacacacatacatgcagagGAGCAACTGAGAACAAGACTTGCACAGAAAACACTGGTGCCTGCTGAGTGCAACTGTGACATGAATACACTCCATCCCCGGCCTCCTGAAACCCTGAGCTCTCCTGAGTGGCAGGAGCCTATGTTGTTCTTTATGAGCCCCTTTCAACCCTACCTGCCTTTACACTGATGAGGTGGCTCTTGGCAGGACCCTGGGCAGCTTAGGATGGACACTGGTCACTGGGGGACCCAACCCTTTGAGGAAAGTTAGAACTTTCAGCCCCATCCTCTGACCTCCAGGGAGGGAAAGGCTATAAGGTGAGTGAACCTCCAGTGGCAATGATTTAATCAGCCATACCTGCATAACAGGACctcgattttattttatttcatttttagggccgcctccgaggcatatggaggttcccagactaagggtccatttggagctacagctgccggcctacaccacagccacagcagcatcagatctgagccgcgtcagcgacctataccatagctcgcagcaatgctggatccttcacccactgagcgagcccagggattgaacctgaaacctcaaggttcatttccactgcgccacgacaggcactccaacgggatcctgattttaaaaacacaactCACGACTACTAGTTCTGAGGCGCTTCCAGGTGGGTGAGCATCTCCAGGTACCTGAACATCGACTCTTGCACCTGGGACCCTGCAGACCCCATCATTTGACTATTTGTTTCTATCCGTCATCATCAACTGTATCAGGATGTTTCGCACCTGCTAGGTTCTGTGACTCATTCTAGCAAATTTGTCAAACCCCAGGGGCATCCTGGGAACCCCCCAATTTGTAGTTGGCCATTTAAAGGGCAGGTACCTGGAGACCTCGTTTGTGGTTGGCatctggtgggggggggtgctgtctGTGGGACTGAATCCTCACCCTTTGGGGTTGGTGCTACGTCCAGGTAACTAGCGTCATAGCTGAACTGAACTGTTGGACACCAGCTGGGAGCCAGAGCGTCGGGGAGCTGGTTGTGGGTGGTGCTGTGCTGTAAAAAGGACCAAGAATAACATAAACTGATAGTTTCTATTCTCttctaatcattttttaaagactgttcatgctctattactttttttaatgccatttgtAACCGACTCAATCGAGTTTATAACTCTCTACTCAATCACAACTCATAGCTTAAAGAACACGCTGTCATATACTGGAAGCTTCTTAGACCCTGGTGCCTCTTATGCCCCATAAAATATTCCATGCAGAGATGGCGCTGTGATAAGTTCGCAGCATCTGTgagtgagggaatgaatgaatgaatggccttGTCTGATTTCTGGCGTGGTCTTTTCTCGCTCAGGTTTCAGTTTTATGACTCTACGCAGGGATGTTCAGACTTAGTGTAAATTTGCGCCCCAGCATCAGGCAAGTCCTACATACTGGCGAGTTAGCTGAGTCGTCCATCCTGGGAAccatctggggtggggggggcggtaTCAGTCCGTGGGGGTGGTTTGCTTGCCAAGCATCAAAGGGCACTGGTTGTCCCCAGGGGTTGTTTCTCTCCAGGTGGGGCACCTGTATGAACTGATCTTCTCAGTTTGGAGCTGTTTCTGCCAGGACACCATCTACCAGGGGCACGGTTGGGGCAGCCCCTCCCGTCATGTCTGAGGGCGTCACCATAATAGCTGCCCTGTGCCCCTTAAAGCCGACCCTTCTTGAATAACCTCCGAGTTTTCGTGCTGGGTGGAGATGGAGGGCACACCCCAGTCTCATCTGCAAGGCACTGCCGCCAGGCAGTGGATGCCTGCAGACGGCTAACTGCTTCAATTTCATGCTCTTTCTTATTAGCTTGAGTTGAGCCAAGTTGGCATTTCCTGACCCGGTTCTCCAATTCTGGGGCTGAGCGCCGTCTGAAGCCCGCGGACCCTTCTGCACTGAAAATACACAAGGAATAGCTGCCGAGTGATTCAGCTGATATTATCCAGCAGTGTTTTGGCCTGCGGCTGACCCGGTCCGACCTGCCAGGTCCTGGTCCCAAAGGCTGCTGGGATGGTCAGAGGAATCTTCTGTATCCAGGGTTTGTGGAGACCTCCTGCCCCACGAGGTGGCAACCTCCAGCCCATTCCGGCTTCACCTGCCACTCAGCGCAGATTTTCTGAAACAGACGGCAAGTATCCAAAACACACCCCTGCAGGTTTTCCACGTGGAGCCGATAACAAAGGCGTTTTCCTCCCTCTTGCAAAGACCTGCTCACCCATCTGGTTTCCATTTGTGTCCAGAAAAGGGTTAATGACAACTGGAGGGAGGATTCTGTTGACTTGGTGGGGCTTTGCAGGAGTCCAGTTTCTCCCGGCAGCGGAGTCCCATCCAAACCAACCCAGGGGGCTGAGGAGGGCGGCTCGTGCACTGCGACAGGACTCTCCAGGAGCAGGAGGAACATGGCACGGAGATCTGGAAATTTCGGCAACGGCGGCAGCGGCGATAACGGTGCTGCCGCCGGGAAGAGTGTCTGCAGAGAGCACGGCCGGAGTAGCAACGGACCGGCACGTTCATAACTTAATGAACATCACGTTTCTGTAACTGGATAAGGCCCGGGCCCAGGCCTGTAACATCCCTGGTCTAAATGTGATACAAATTGGACACAGACGCCTGGGCCCTTTGGCAAACGCTCACCCGGGGATTATTTTCATAGAGACTTGACTTCTGACTGGACTTCAGTCTTGTGAAGCTGGGCTTCTTTTTCCGATGGCCGATTCCCAAAATTAACACCTTCGACTTGTCCTTGCTGGTCCCACTGAAGGTTTCCAAGAATGTGACATCCTTTCACCCACAAAGACGAGTGCTGGGACGTGTTGGCTGGGGCATTTTCAGTAATTGCTTCCTTAAGGGCTGACATGAGAAAGGAATTATTCACACGAGGCCAAAAGGAACCAGTTTTCAGAAGGGCCGCTCTCCAGGCTTGAATTAAGCAGAcgtgtctaggagttcccctgtggctcagcaggttaaggacctgctgtcACTACAGCACCTTGGGTCGCTCCTGctgaggtgggtttgatccctggcccaggaacttccacatgccacaggagtggccgaAAAAAAAGCAGACTTGTCTACATCTCACTGATACTAAGAAAATGAGCCAGTGTTTGATCTCTTTGTGTTTTCTGCGAAAGCTATTATGCTAATACAATGTCTTCTTTGGTTCTAAGAGCCATTATTAACCTGTAAGAGGGAtaataaaagggggggggtaggGGATTAAAGCACCATTTAGGGCAGAGCAGGGCCACGTCTAAGAGTGAAAATGTTTGCTGCCTTCTTTATCAGAGGGCTGTTTTATATCCCATGTTTGTTAATACTCCCAGAGCCCAAAGAGGGTTGTCCATACTCTATCATTTGAAACTGCattgaaattttccatattttgtcTAGTTAAATCTTCGAAGCAGCCCCGTTAGGTTAAGCAGTGTGGTTGCAGAGTCTTCGTGTTTTCTGAGTGGTGAGCGGTGTGCCCAGCGCCCCCTCGTGGTGGGGAAAAGCTGACATGCACGCCCTGCGCAAGTTTCCACCCCGCTGTTTTGCATCATTCTCTTCTGCCATCGGTAGAATTGCGAAATGTCCCTGTGCGGCATCCATAAGCCTGATGTTTAACATGACCATGGGCAGCTGCTGCTGCAGAGTAAAATCCACCTGCATTAAACCATCACTAAGAGGAGAGTCATACATTTAACTCTGGGCCCCGAATTGCAGGGGGTGACCCAGAATAACAGGGCACTTCTGATCTGCTTTCAGTACGTCTCCTGCCATCCCCACAACTGTGTAGGATGGTTTGCAGACCAGCGGCATCAGCGCCCCCTGAGAGCTTGTCCAAAATGCAGACGCTCAGGCCCCGTGGCAgatccactgaatcagaatctgtattttttttaaacttttatttgcatttttttttttttttgcagaatttaTTCCCAGGCCGtgagtttttgtttcttcagtttcttccaggatatcttttttttttttttctttttttctttttagggctgcacccgtggcatatggaggttcccaggctaggggtccaatcagagctacagttgctggcctacaccactgccacagcaatgtcagatccaagctgcgtctgtgacctacaccacagctcatggcaatgccggatcctcaacccactgagcaaggccagggatcgaacccgtgacctcatggttcctagtcagattcgtttccgaggcaccgtgacaggaactcctggggtatCTTTTTTTCAGCGCAGCCTCCTCTTCTGGCTTAGGAACAACCTGCTCCTGTTCAGTGAGGATCACCTCAGCATGGCAGGGAGAACCCATGGATGGGTGGATCCGACCAGGAGCGCGGTCGGTCCTGCACTGCACCTTGGCGGCTTTGTTCACCTGGATGTGTTCACTGACCAGGAAATCTACATCCAAGCCCTTACGGTCAGCATTCCTCTCTGCATTTTTGAGCATGTGCAGTAAAAATTCAACCCTCTTTTTGGGCCCCCAACTCTGTGTCCAGCCCCTCTGCTTGGCCTGGGCACACCCACCAACTCCACCACTGCAGCGACAGAATGGTGCACACGGCGTCTCAAAAGTGACATCCTTCCAATTCTTGGTGGCTTTTGCATAGGCATAGCCTTCACAATCTGGGCAGTTCCACAAGGGTTCGTAAAGTGAACGGGAAGATTTGAATCTCTTGATTTGCATGATTTGGTGGGGTTGTCTGGGTCAAGGGAACAGAGAACCATTTTTAGAGATCATCTCAGGCTACTTTGTACCGGAAAAGCCAGAATCTGTGTTTTCACAAGAGCCTCCAGCGATCACGGCACGTCGGCGTTTGGAAGGGCTGCGTCTAGAACTCATGCTTTTGCTCAGTCCTGCCCACTTTACCTTCCTGAGCTCTGCCACGTACATGTACAGAGAAGCGGGGAGGGGGGGACCAGGCAGGATATTTCCACTGACTGCACACTTTTCCTAAGGACTGAAGGAGAAGTTGGACCAGAGGCGGGTGACAACTGCGGCTGGAAGAACCCAGGGAAGAGTTTGGAAATGGAGAGGAATTTGCCAGCAGCCCACATCTGGTTTGGTCTCAAGCAAGCAGGCAGCGATTCTGACTTTTTGAAATGGCAGACACTCCAAGGGCCTCTTGCTCACGGGCACTTTGGGATGTAGGGTCGGAGAAACCCTGGTTTGCTCCAGACCGGGGGCTTGGTCAGGCTGACCATCCCTGCAGGCGGTGTGCTGACAGGCTGGGGGCGGGAGGAAAGCCCAGACTCCCCACTTTTTCCATTCACGCCCGAGCTCCTCCACCCTCAGCTCTGGGGTCCCAGCTGCAGGTGTGAGACGTCGGGCGCCTGGTCCAGCAGCGGGACCTCCCTGAGGCTGGCTAACTTGGCTTCTGCTGGAGGCTCAGCGCGTAGGCGGCTGGAGCCCAGAGTCCTTCTCATGTGGGTCTGAGCCCCCCTCAACCCCTCTTCCGGGCCTGCATCTTTGCTTCGTGCAGGAGCTGCCAGATGTCAAACTGCTCCTTCTCCTGTGGCTTTGGGATCCAGGCAAATGTCCATGAAGGGGAGGCTTGTAA includes these proteins:
- the LOC106505529 gene encoding LOW QUALITY PROTEIN: 60S ribosomal protein L17-like (The sequence of the model RefSeq protein was modified relative to this genomic sequence to represent the inferred CDS: inserted 1 base in 1 codon), with amino-acid sequence MVLCSLDPDNPTKSCKSRDSNLPVHFTNPCGTAQIVKAMPMXKATKNWKDVTFETPCAPFCRCSGGVGGCAQAKQRGWTQSWGPKKRVEFLLHMLKNAERNADRKGLDVDFLVSEHIQVNKAAKVQCRTDRAPGRIHPSMGSPCHAEVILTEQEQVVPKPEEEAKKKKKISWKKLKKQKLTAWE